The Brevibacillus brevis genome contains a region encoding:
- the pyk gene encoding pyruvate kinase has product MLRKAKIVCTIGPASESVETLKKLIEAGMNVARLNFSHGSHEEHAARIVNIRQASKETGKPVAILLDTKGPEIRTGTLAADAVELVEGNTLILTTEEVAGTAERVSITYPELPHDVKIGDTILIDDGLIGLTVQEVSDTEIICLIKNGGTLKSKKGVNVPGVKINLPGITEKDAQDIEFGIEQGVDFIAASFVRKASDILEIRQILERHNVRIDIIAKIENQEGVDNVDEILVVTDGIMVARGDLGVEIPAEEVPLVQKKLIKKCNELAKPVITATQMLDSMQRNPRPTRAEASDVANAIFDGTDAIMLSGETAAGKYPVESVETMVRIAVRAEQELNYREILYAQAQLKQVTITDAISQAVSNAALDLDAAAIITATESGHTARMVSKFRPKAPIVAVTPHEAIIRRLALVNGVYPVKGEMANTTDEMLEMSVQEALDAGFVRHGDLVVITAGVPVREVGTTNLMKIHVIGDVVAKGQGIGRKVVTNKVVIARSAEEALAKVEEGAILVTIGTDSDMIEAFGKAGAVICEEGGLTSHAAIVGLNLGVPVIVGVQFATDVLKDGQIVTVDSERGHIYSGHARIL; this is encoded by the coding sequence ATGTTAAGGAAAGCAAAAATTGTGTGTACCATCGGACCGGCGAGTGAATCGGTTGAAACACTGAAAAAACTGATCGAAGCAGGAATGAACGTAGCGCGTTTGAATTTCTCGCACGGTTCCCATGAGGAGCATGCGGCGCGAATTGTAAACATTCGTCAGGCATCAAAAGAAACCGGGAAACCCGTTGCAATCCTGTTGGATACAAAAGGTCCTGAAATTCGTACGGGTACGCTTGCAGCAGATGCAGTCGAGCTCGTAGAAGGAAATACGCTGATCCTCACCACTGAGGAAGTAGCGGGTACAGCAGAGCGCGTCTCCATTACGTATCCGGAATTGCCTCATGATGTAAAAATCGGCGATACAATCTTGATTGACGACGGCTTGATCGGGTTGACTGTACAAGAAGTGAGTGACACCGAAATCATCTGCTTGATCAAAAACGGCGGAACACTGAAGAGCAAAAAAGGCGTCAATGTACCTGGTGTTAAAATCAACTTGCCAGGTATCACAGAAAAGGATGCACAGGATATCGAATTCGGTATTGAACAAGGAGTCGATTTCATTGCGGCTTCCTTCGTCCGAAAAGCATCGGATATCTTGGAGATTCGCCAAATCCTGGAGCGCCATAACGTTCGTATCGATATTATCGCGAAAATCGAAAACCAGGAAGGCGTCGACAACGTTGACGAAATTCTGGTAGTAACAGATGGAATCATGGTGGCGCGTGGTGATTTGGGCGTAGAGATTCCGGCAGAAGAAGTACCACTTGTTCAGAAGAAGCTGATCAAAAAATGTAACGAACTTGCGAAGCCAGTCATTACGGCGACACAAATGCTAGATTCCATGCAGCGCAACCCACGTCCAACACGTGCGGAAGCGAGTGACGTTGCGAACGCCATTTTCGATGGTACAGACGCCATCATGCTCTCCGGTGAGACGGCTGCCGGTAAATACCCGGTTGAGTCTGTCGAAACCATGGTACGGATCGCAGTGCGTGCAGAGCAAGAGCTGAATTATCGTGAGATCTTGTACGCGCAAGCACAGCTCAAACAAGTGACGATTACGGATGCCATCAGCCAAGCTGTATCCAATGCAGCATTGGATCTGGACGCAGCAGCAATTATTACAGCGACCGAAAGCGGACACACAGCTCGCATGGTATCAAAGTTCCGTCCAAAAGCACCAATCGTGGCTGTAACGCCGCATGAAGCGATTATTCGCCGTCTTGCACTCGTAAATGGCGTGTATCCGGTAAAGGGCGAGATGGCGAATACAACCGATGAAATGCTGGAGATGTCTGTCCAGGAGGCGCTTGATGCAGGCTTCGTTCGTCATGGGGATCTCGTTGTGATCACAGCAGGCGTGCCTGTGCGTGAAGTTGGGACAACGAACCTGATGAAAATCCATGTCATTGGCGATGTAGTAGCAAAAGGACAAGGAATCGGCCGAAAAGTTGTCACAAACAAGGTAGTTATTGCTAGATCCGCTGAAGAGGCACTGGCAAAGGTAGAAGAAGGAGCGATCCTGGTAACGATCGGTACCGACTCCGATATGATTGAAGCGTTTGGCAAGGCTGGAGCGGTGATTTGCGAAGAGGGCGGGCTTACTTCTCACGCAGCTATTGTAGGCCTGAATCTCGGCGTTCCAGTCATCGTAGGGGTGCAATTTGCTACGGATGTATTGAAGGACGGACAAATCGTAACAGTGGATTCTGAACGTGGGCATATTTACTCAGGACATGCCCGGATTCTGTAG
- the pfkA gene encoding 6-phosphofructokinase, with the protein MRKLAVLTSGGDSPGMNAAVRAAVRRAHFHEVQMFGVYHGYEGLMRGDIKEMSLGSVGDIIQRGGTILYSARSEAFKTEAGQQKAVEQLRAHGIEGLIVIGGDGSFRGAQKLTEKGFPTIGVPGTIDNDIPCTDFTIGFDTALNTVVEAIDKIRDTATSHERTYIIEVMGRDAGDLALWAGLAAGAESIIIPEASQEMDDIIERLHAGQRRGKKHSIIIVAEGVGSAASYAEAITKETGWETRVTVLGHIQRGGSPTAMDRMLASRMGAAAVDFLLEGKQDRMVGIQNNQIVDVDFQEALANKHQLDLSIYQLARTLSI; encoded by the coding sequence ATGCGAAAACTTGCAGTTCTCACTAGCGGTGGAGATTCTCCTGGAATGAATGCCGCAGTCCGGGCGGCTGTACGTCGTGCTCATTTTCACGAGGTACAAATGTTTGGGGTTTACCACGGATACGAAGGGCTGATGAGGGGAGATATCAAGGAGATGTCTCTGGGCTCTGTTGGGGATATTATCCAACGGGGAGGAACCATTCTCTACTCCGCTCGCAGTGAAGCTTTCAAGACGGAAGCCGGACAGCAAAAAGCGGTGGAGCAACTGCGTGCTCATGGAATTGAGGGGCTGATTGTGATTGGGGGAGACGGGTCGTTTCGCGGTGCACAGAAGCTGACCGAAAAAGGCTTCCCGACCATTGGCGTACCGGGGACGATTGATAATGACATTCCATGCACCGATTTCACGATCGGGTTTGATACGGCATTGAATACCGTTGTGGAAGCGATCGATAAAATCCGCGATACGGCTACCTCGCATGAACGCACGTACATTATTGAAGTAATGGGGCGAGATGCTGGCGATCTGGCATTGTGGGCAGGTCTTGCAGCTGGTGCCGAGTCCATTATTATCCCGGAAGCGTCGCAGGAGATGGACGACATTATTGAACGTCTGCATGCTGGACAACGCCGTGGCAAAAAGCATTCCATCATCATCGTGGCGGAAGGAGTAGGAAGTGCCGCTTCGTACGCCGAAGCGATCACGAAAGAGACAGGCTGGGAGACTCGCGTGACAGTACTGGGTCATATTCAGCGGGGTGGTTCCCCGACTGCGATGGATCGAATGCTGGCGAGCCGAATGGGTGCCGCAGCCGTCGATTTTTTGCTGGAGGGCAAGCAGGACCGAATGGTTGGGATTCAAAACAACCAGATCGTTGATGTTGATTTTCAAGAAGCATTGGCCAATAAGCATCAATTGGATTTATCCATTTATCAATTGGCGCGCACGCTATCTATATAA
- the accA gene encoding acetyl-CoA carboxylase carboxyl transferase subunit alpha translates to MAGELSFEKPLVELQDKIKELRRFTEEKGIDFSDEVQRLEQKSKELAEQIYGNLTPWQRVQLARHPERPTTLDYIQLLFTDFIEVHGDRLFGDDHSIVGGIAKLDGRPVTVIGHQKGKDTKDNIKRNFGMAHPEGYRKALRIMQQADKFGRPIICFINTSGAYPGKAAEERGQSEAIARNLREMATFGVPIICIVIGEGGSGGALAISVGNRIYMLENSYYSVIAPESAAAILWRDSSLGMRAAETMKITAPDLLELGVIDGIIDEPFGGAHRDLIAQAGMVKAVITEQLEQLGRLTPDELIQDRYEKFKQIGEFASL, encoded by the coding sequence ATGGCAGGCGAGCTCTCCTTTGAAAAGCCATTAGTAGAATTACAAGACAAGATTAAGGAATTGCGCCGTTTTACAGAGGAAAAGGGAATTGACTTCTCTGACGAAGTACAGCGTCTCGAACAAAAATCAAAAGAGCTTGCTGAGCAAATTTACGGCAACTTGACTCCTTGGCAACGCGTACAGCTGGCTCGTCATCCGGAACGGCCAACGACTTTGGACTATATACAACTACTTTTTACTGATTTTATCGAGGTTCATGGAGACCGTTTGTTCGGAGACGACCATTCGATTGTGGGTGGAATTGCCAAGCTGGATGGACGTCCGGTTACGGTCATCGGTCACCAAAAAGGGAAAGACACAAAAGACAACATCAAGCGCAATTTCGGGATGGCTCATCCAGAAGGCTACCGGAAGGCATTGCGCATTATGCAGCAGGCGGATAAGTTCGGTCGCCCGATTATTTGCTTTATCAATACATCAGGAGCATATCCTGGAAAAGCGGCAGAAGAGCGCGGTCAGAGTGAAGCGATTGCCCGCAATCTGCGTGAAATGGCGACATTTGGCGTGCCGATTATTTGTATCGTCATCGGGGAAGGCGGAAGCGGTGGAGCCTTGGCGATCAGCGTAGGTAACCGTATCTATATGTTGGAGAATTCCTATTACTCCGTGATTGCACCGGAGAGTGCCGCCGCGATCCTCTGGAGAGATTCCAGCTTGGGTATGCGTGCAGCGGAGACGATGAAAATTACGGCTCCTGATTTGTTGGAATTAGGAGTCATTGACGGAATTATTGATGAACCATTCGGAGGAGCCCATCGTGATTTGATCGCGCAGGCAGGGATGGTCAAGGCGGTCATCACGGAACAACTAGAACAGCTGGGCCGTTTAACTCCAGATGAATTGATACAGGACCGTTACGAGAAGTTTAAACAGATCGGAGAATTCGCCTCCCTGTAA
- the accD gene encoding acetyl-CoA carboxylase, carboxyltransferase subunit beta, whose product MLKDLFGKKRKFATVPSETLARVPASADTSKEAGTKEKEVPEGLMNKCPHCGTIHYSKDLEKNLRVCKGCQFHYSMSAPERLQALLDDGVLTEEFDANLITANPLGFPGYLEKLEKDMATTNLNEAIITGEGVLSGNRIVIGVMDSRFRMASMGSVVGEKITRAIEQAIERRLPFILFSASGGARMQEGVLSLMQMAKTSAALSRLDRERLLFVSVMTNPTYGGVSASFSSLGDYNIAEPGAMIGFAGRRVIEQTIRQELPKDFQTAEFLLKNGQLDMVVHRKDMRNTLSKLVEMHTSREGVETWQASSPLKSH is encoded by the coding sequence GTGCTTAAAGATCTTTTTGGGAAAAAGCGCAAATTCGCTACAGTTCCTTCAGAGACACTAGCACGTGTCCCTGCTTCCGCCGACACTAGCAAGGAAGCGGGTACGAAAGAAAAGGAAGTCCCTGAGGGATTGATGAATAAATGCCCACATTGTGGGACGATTCACTACTCGAAGGATTTGGAGAAGAACTTGCGCGTCTGCAAAGGCTGCCAGTTCCACTACTCCATGTCCGCTCCAGAGCGACTGCAAGCGCTTCTGGATGATGGGGTTCTAACAGAAGAATTTGATGCCAATTTGATTACAGCCAATCCACTCGGTTTTCCTGGTTATTTGGAAAAACTGGAGAAAGATATGGCTACCACCAATTTGAACGAGGCGATCATTACAGGCGAAGGTGTTCTGAGTGGAAACCGCATCGTGATTGGGGTCATGGATTCTCGTTTCCGTATGGCGAGTATGGGATCGGTCGTCGGGGAGAAAATCACGCGCGCAATTGAGCAAGCGATCGAACGGCGTTTGCCTTTCATTCTGTTCAGTGCATCTGGTGGAGCGCGTATGCAAGAAGGCGTATTGAGCCTGATGCAAATGGCGAAAACCAGCGCAGCGTTGTCTCGATTGGATCGCGAACGCTTACTGTTTGTCTCGGTCATGACGAATCCTACATATGGTGGCGTATCAGCCAGCTTTTCTTCGTTGGGAGATTACAATATCGCAGAACCAGGTGCTATGATCGGTTTTGCTGGGCGTCGAGTCATTGAGCAAACGATCCGTCAGGAGTTGCCAAAAGACTTCCAAACAGCGGAATTCTTGTTGAAAAATGGGCAGCTCGACATGGTGGTACACCGTAAGGATATGCGAAATACGCTGTCCAAACTGGTAGAGATGCACACGTCTCGGGAAGGAGTAGAAACATGGCAGGCGAGCTCTCCTTTGAAAAGCCATTAG
- a CDS encoding FadR/GntR family transcriptional regulator, translating into MLDSSQDRKVYEGILLQLHEIIQEQNLRPGDKLPSERELSEQLGAGRSSVREALRALELLGLIETRRGEGTFLKHYRHNRLIDILGFFILRDTKTKKDLIEMRRMLELDAVRLACRRATDKHFDEMERILAIAEERVARGEVPAEEDYQFHRVICRSSRNSILHRIWTPLVEYSNSIRIESLSREGRASAALVEHRQIMEAIREGDVNVALERMKKHLENSKL; encoded by the coding sequence GTGCTCGACTCTTCCCAAGATCGAAAGGTTTACGAAGGAATTCTCCTGCAACTTCATGAAATCATTCAGGAGCAAAACTTGCGGCCCGGGGATAAGCTGCCGTCTGAGCGAGAGTTGTCCGAGCAACTGGGAGCAGGTCGTTCCTCTGTACGCGAGGCTCTTCGGGCTCTGGAGCTGCTCGGACTCATTGAGACCCGTCGCGGGGAAGGCACCTTCCTCAAGCATTACCGACACAATCGGCTGATCGATATTCTTGGCTTTTTTATCCTGCGGGATACCAAAACCAAGAAGGACTTGATCGAAATGCGGCGAATGCTAGAGCTGGATGCTGTCCGCTTAGCCTGTAGACGGGCGACTGACAAGCATTTTGATGAAATGGAACGCATCCTGGCCATTGCAGAGGAAAGAGTAGCAAGAGGCGAGGTACCTGCGGAAGAAGATTATCAGTTTCATCGTGTCATATGTCGCTCCAGCCGCAACTCGATTCTGCATCGCATCTGGACGCCTTTGGTTGAGTACAGCAACAGTATCCGTATTGAGTCGCTGTCGCGCGAAGGCAGAGCGAGTGCAGCACTTGTAGAGCATCGACAGATTATGGAAGCCATTCGCGAAGGCGATGTGAACGTCGCGTTAGAGAGAATGAAGAAGCATTTGGAGAACAGCAAGCTTTAG
- a CDS encoding NAD(P)-dependent malic enzyme, whose amino-acid sequence MSNLREEALELHRKHQGKLEAVTKVPVRNAYDLSLAYSPGVAEPCKDIFDDKSKVYDYTMKGNLVAVVSDGTAVLGLGNIGPEAAMPVMEGKAVLFKSFAGVDAFPICLNTTDVDKIVETVKLLEPTFGGVNLEDIAAPACFEIEERLKRETNIPIFHDDQHGTAIVTAAGLINALRVVDKKLEDIRVVANGAGAAGIAIMKLLISMGVKEVIMVDTKGIVYEGRPFGMNPVKEQMAKITNRSMLQGDLADAMKGADVFIGVSVAGAVTQDMVRSMNRDPIIFAMANPVPEIMPQEAKEAGAAVIGTGRSDFPNQVNNVLAFPGIFRGALDVRATEINEEMKLAAVYAIADLITPEELTADKVIPSAFDPRVAPNVAAAVAKAAMETGVARITVDPEEVKQKTTKLTAISYQEA is encoded by the coding sequence ATGTCCAACCTGAGAGAGGAAGCACTGGAGCTTCACAGAAAACATCAAGGAAAATTGGAGGCAGTGACCAAGGTACCCGTTCGCAATGCTTACGATCTGAGTCTTGCCTATTCTCCTGGGGTTGCTGAACCTTGCAAAGATATTTTTGATGACAAGTCCAAAGTGTACGATTACACGATGAAAGGCAATCTGGTTGCAGTAGTCAGCGACGGTACTGCTGTACTGGGTCTCGGAAACATCGGACCAGAAGCAGCTATGCCGGTTATGGAAGGTAAAGCCGTTCTGTTCAAATCCTTCGCAGGCGTAGATGCATTCCCGATCTGCTTGAATACAACAGATGTAGATAAAATCGTAGAGACAGTAAAACTGCTCGAGCCTACTTTTGGTGGCGTTAACTTGGAAGATATCGCAGCTCCTGCATGCTTCGAGATTGAAGAGCGTCTGAAGCGCGAAACAAACATCCCGATTTTCCACGATGACCAACACGGTACAGCAATCGTTACAGCGGCAGGTCTGATCAATGCTCTGCGCGTGGTTGACAAAAAGCTGGAAGATATCCGCGTGGTAGCGAACGGTGCAGGTGCAGCTGGTATCGCGATCATGAAGCTTTTGATTTCCATGGGCGTGAAAGAAGTGATCATGGTTGATACAAAAGGAATCGTGTACGAAGGCCGTCCATTCGGTATGAACCCAGTGAAGGAACAAATGGCGAAAATCACGAACCGCAGCATGCTGCAAGGTGACCTGGCTGATGCAATGAAGGGCGCTGACGTATTTATCGGTGTATCCGTAGCTGGCGCTGTTACACAGGACATGGTTCGTTCGATGAACCGCGATCCGATCATCTTCGCTATGGCAAACCCAGTACCAGAAATCATGCCGCAAGAAGCAAAAGAAGCAGGTGCGGCAGTAATCGGTACAGGCCGTTCGGACTTCCCGAACCAAGTAAACAACGTACTGGCATTCCCGGGAATCTTCCGTGGCGCTTTGGATGTACGTGCAACGGAGATCAACGAAGAAATGAAGCTCGCTGCTGTATATGCCATCGCAGACCTGATCACACCAGAAGAGCTTACTGCGGATAAAGTGATCCCTTCCGCATTCGATCCACGTGTAGCGCCAAACGTAGCTGCGGCAGTAGCAAAAGCAGCGATGGAAACTGGTGTTGCTCGCATCACAGTTGATCCGGAAGAAGTAAAACAAAAAACGACGAAATTGACAGCTATCTCTTACCAAGAAGCGTAA
- a CDS encoding DNA polymerase III subunit alpha encodes MTSFVHLHVHTEYSLLDGAARIDALVKRASELGMHALAMTDHANLYGAIPFYKACLEAGIQPIIGMEIYVMEGNLQDRVRNAPPPSHLIVLAENETGYRNLLKLATIANTDGNYILPRLNKEVLAKHTDGLIALSGCQQGEVAKLLLAGEADAAKEAALQYQRMFGEQHYYLELADHGLEVERRLNTRLVKLSQETGIPVIATNNVHYIHREEHQQHDILLAIKEGKTIGEENRFRYETDQYYLKSAEEMAALFAFAPQALANTVAVADRCKLDLAFGAHILPEFPLAEGLDSTQYLRELCEKGCLERYGEITPEVQARLDHELAIITGTGFTDYFLIVWDFMRYAHENGIPTGPGRGSAAGSLVAYVLKITNVDPLRFQLLFERFLNPERVTMPDIDIDFSVERRDEVIHYVASKYGHDRVAQIITFGTMAARAAVRDVGRALGLSLGIVDRVAKMIPQSPGMTFERAMQINPDIGKLCAENKQAAQLIETAKGVEGLPRHASTHAAGVVISREPLTNYVPLQTGNEGLALTQYPMEILEEVGLLKMDFLGLRNLTIIQETLRHLQEQGISLDLDKLPTDDEKTFRMLSRGETTGIFQLESSGMRNVLRDLKPSSLDDIIAVLALYRPGPMEIIPQYIAAKHGTSKVQYAHPVLEPILRETHGFMIYQEQIMQISSTLAGFSLGEADILRRAVGKKKRDLLAEQREKFVAGCVRQGYGEELGNQVYDLIVRFADYGFNKAHSVAYAVIAYQMAYLKATYPLAFMAALLSLSIGSQTRIAEYTEEARRLQLTVLGPDVNKSLAYFTVEQDAIRFGLAAVKNVGYGAIESIVKERKGRPYRDVFDFCARVDARLVNRRVVESLTLCGALDSLPGHRSQLLLLLDEAVGKANSKRIERDANQLNLFAGEEDAAPLREPAEYPEVPPLSRTQQLKEERDLIGVYISGHPLDQFAHVASRPEVAVISSLGDVPRDKTVKVFGMITEARRIQTKKGDPMAFITLEDKTAPVELVVFPQVYAKYAPLLEREQIIVAEARVDHQDDMVKLLASRFWDAQTLPQPKSETVLFVKISAEQEHDSTLQRLSRLFVEKKGTIPVILFYEGKRQTIRLPEANWVDVDESFLEQAREIVGPDSVIRKEMPVNWGG; translated from the coding sequence ATGACCTCCTTTGTCCATTTACATGTTCATACAGAGTACAGTCTGCTGGATGGAGCAGCACGTATCGATGCGCTAGTGAAGCGAGCCAGCGAATTGGGCATGCATGCACTGGCGATGACAGACCATGCCAATCTGTACGGGGCGATCCCGTTTTATAAAGCTTGTCTGGAAGCAGGCATCCAACCGATTATCGGGATGGAAATATACGTAATGGAAGGAAATCTTCAAGATCGCGTGCGAAATGCACCGCCGCCTAGTCATCTGATCGTTCTCGCTGAGAATGAAACGGGCTACCGGAATCTCCTGAAGCTAGCGACAATCGCGAATACAGACGGCAACTACATCCTTCCGCGTCTCAACAAAGAGGTGTTGGCAAAGCATACAGACGGCCTTATTGCACTGAGCGGCTGCCAGCAAGGAGAAGTAGCCAAGCTGTTACTGGCTGGAGAAGCGGACGCTGCGAAAGAAGCAGCCCTCCAGTATCAGCGAATGTTTGGTGAACAGCATTATTATTTGGAACTGGCTGATCACGGACTGGAAGTGGAGCGCAGGCTGAATACTCGTCTCGTGAAACTGAGCCAGGAGACGGGGATTCCGGTGATTGCGACGAACAACGTTCACTACATCCACAGGGAGGAGCACCAGCAGCATGATATCTTGCTGGCGATTAAAGAAGGCAAGACGATTGGCGAAGAAAACCGTTTTCGCTACGAGACGGATCAGTACTATCTGAAAAGTGCCGAGGAAATGGCAGCGCTCTTTGCCTTTGCTCCCCAGGCCTTAGCGAATACGGTAGCCGTTGCAGACAGGTGCAAGCTGGACCTTGCCTTTGGCGCGCATATTTTGCCGGAATTTCCCTTGGCAGAGGGACTAGATTCGACACAGTATTTGCGTGAACTGTGTGAAAAGGGCTGCCTGGAGCGATACGGAGAGATTACGCCAGAGGTGCAAGCGCGTCTGGATCACGAGCTGGCGATTATTACAGGGACGGGCTTCACCGATTACTTCCTGATCGTATGGGATTTCATGCGGTACGCTCACGAAAACGGGATACCGACTGGACCTGGACGCGGATCTGCGGCAGGCAGCCTGGTCGCGTACGTTTTGAAAATCACGAATGTCGATCCGCTGCGCTTTCAGTTGCTCTTTGAACGCTTTCTTAACCCGGAGCGGGTGACGATGCCCGATATTGATATCGATTTTTCCGTAGAGCGCCGTGACGAAGTCATTCACTATGTAGCGAGCAAGTACGGTCATGATCGTGTCGCCCAGATCATTACCTTTGGAACGATGGCGGCTCGTGCAGCAGTCCGTGACGTTGGGCGGGCGTTAGGCTTGTCTTTGGGCATCGTGGATCGCGTCGCCAAAATGATTCCGCAATCGCCAGGCATGACGTTTGAACGAGCCATGCAAATCAACCCGGATATCGGCAAGCTATGCGCGGAAAACAAACAGGCAGCACAACTGATCGAAACAGCAAAGGGCGTAGAAGGCTTGCCGCGCCACGCCTCCACACATGCGGCGGGTGTCGTCATTTCGCGTGAACCGCTGACGAATTACGTTCCATTGCAGACGGGCAATGAAGGCTTGGCGCTCACGCAGTATCCGATGGAGATTCTCGAAGAAGTCGGTCTGTTGAAGATGGACTTCCTCGGCTTGCGCAATTTGACAATCATTCAGGAGACGTTGCGTCACTTGCAGGAGCAGGGAATATCGCTTGATCTGGATAAGCTGCCGACAGACGATGAGAAAACGTTTCGTATGCTCTCCCGTGGGGAGACAACCGGCATTTTCCAACTGGAATCTTCGGGTATGCGCAATGTGCTGCGAGATTTGAAGCCGAGCAGTCTTGATGACATCATTGCGGTTCTGGCATTGTATCGTCCGGGGCCAATGGAGATCATCCCGCAGTACATCGCAGCCAAGCACGGGACTAGCAAAGTACAGTACGCTCATCCTGTTCTCGAGCCGATTTTGCGGGAGACGCACGGTTTTATGATTTATCAGGAGCAAATCATGCAGATTTCCTCGACACTCGCAGGCTTCAGTCTTGGTGAGGCAGATATTTTGCGCCGAGCGGTCGGGAAAAAGAAACGGGATCTATTGGCGGAGCAGCGAGAGAAGTTCGTGGCTGGTTGTGTCCGACAAGGCTACGGAGAAGAGCTGGGCAATCAAGTCTACGATTTGATCGTGCGCTTTGCCGATTACGGCTTCAACAAAGCTCATTCGGTTGCTTATGCAGTCATCGCCTACCAGATGGCTTATTTGAAAGCAACTTATCCGCTTGCGTTCATGGCAGCGCTGCTTTCGTTGTCCATTGGCAGTCAAACGAGAATTGCCGAGTACACGGAAGAAGCGCGGCGACTGCAGCTTACCGTGCTCGGGCCTGACGTGAATAAGAGCCTGGCCTACTTTACAGTGGAGCAGGATGCGATTCGCTTTGGTCTGGCCGCAGTGAAAAACGTCGGCTACGGTGCCATTGAATCGATCGTGAAAGAGCGCAAAGGCAGACCGTATCGCGACGTCTTTGATTTTTGTGCACGCGTGGATGCGCGGTTAGTCAATCGCAGAGTAGTAGAGTCGCTCACTTTATGCGGCGCGCTGGATTCGTTGCCAGGACATCGCAGTCAGCTTTTGCTATTGCTGGATGAAGCGGTAGGGAAGGCAAACAGCAAGAGAATCGAGCGAGACGCCAACCAGCTCAATCTATTTGCGGGAGAAGAAGATGCGGCACCATTGCGCGAACCGGCAGAATATCCCGAGGTACCGCCGCTCTCACGTACGCAGCAATTAAAAGAGGAGCGGGACTTGATCGGAGTATACATCTCTGGTCATCCACTTGATCAGTTTGCCCATGTCGCCAGTCGCCCGGAAGTAGCGGTTATCTCTTCATTGGGGGATGTGCCGCGCGACAAAACGGTAAAAGTATTTGGGATGATAACGGAAGCCAGACGCATCCAAACGAAAAAAGGGGACCCGATGGCGTTTATTACGCTAGAGGACAAAACCGCACCAGTAGAGCTGGTCGTCTTCCCGCAGGTGTATGCGAAGTATGCGCCACTGCTCGAGCGGGAACAAATCATCGTGGCAGAAGCGCGAGTCGATCACCAGGACGACATGGTCAAACTCTTGGCTTCCCGTTTCTGGGATGCACAAACGCTGCCGCAGCCGAAGTCTGAGACCGTATTATTTGTCAAAATATCGGCAGAGCAAGAGCACGATTCGACGCTGCAAAGACTTTCACGCTTGTTTGTCGAAAAAAAAGGAACGATTCCCGTTATCCTCTTCTACGAAGGAAAAAGACAGACAATTCGCCTGCCAGAAGCAAATTGGGTAGACGTAGATGAGTCATTTTTGGAGCAAGCGCGAGAAATTGTGGGGCCTGACAGCGTAATTCGGAAAGAAATGCCTGTAAATTGGGGAGGATGA
- a CDS encoding YtpI family protein, with the protein MWYAFYMTGVLASLVASVYYSVHARRRGIHPLESRMLLGKMNVSLGILVSLFGINQFTFDSLDTIRIVVALIMLIVGAMNLFLGTRNYFRYRTAWQAELKKGV; encoded by the coding sequence ATGTGGTACGCCTTTTACATGACCGGTGTTCTCGCTTCCCTAGTAGCCAGTGTCTACTATAGTGTCCATGCTCGCAGACGAGGCATCCATCCGCTTGAATCGCGTATGTTGCTGGGGAAAATGAATGTGTCATTGGGTATACTCGTTTCTTTGTTCGGCATCAATCAGTTTACTTTTGATTCTCTCGATACGATCCGCATTGTCGTTGCGTTGATCATGCTGATTGTAGGAGCTATGAATTTATTTTTGGGAACTCGCAATTATTTCCGTTATCGTACAGCTTGGCAGGCAGAATTGAAAAAAGGGGTATAA